One genomic window of Cellulophaga sp. Hel_I_12 includes the following:
- the dut gene encoding dUTP diphosphatase — MKIKIINTSTHELPNYETHASAGMDLRANIATAITLNPLERAIIKTGLFLELPVGFEAQVRPRSGLAAKKGITVLNAPGTVDADYRGEIGVILVNLSNEAFTIENGERIAQLVIAKHERAEWTLVEELSVTERGEGGFGSTGVK; from the coding sequence ATGAAAATTAAAATCATTAATACCTCAACTCACGAATTACCAAATTATGAAACTCATGCCTCCGCGGGTATGGACCTTCGTGCCAATATCGCCACAGCAATTACCTTAAATCCTTTAGAACGTGCGATCATAAAGACAGGTTTGTTCCTAGAATTACCAGTAGGTTTTGAAGCCCAAGTGCGACCAAGAAGCGGATTAGCCGCTAAAAAAGGCATTACCGTTTTAAACGCACCAGGCACGGTTGATGCTGATTATCGTGGAGAAATTGGAGTGATTTTAGTGAATCTTTCGAATGAAGCTTTCACGATAGAAAATGGGGAAAGAATAGCACAGTTAGTGATTGCAAAACACGAACGGGCTGAATGGACCTTAGTAGAAGAGTTATCCGTAACCGAAAGAGGTGAAGGAGGTTTTGGAAGTACGGGAGTGAAATAA
- the dprA gene encoding DNA-processing protein DprA has protein sequence MTDSDTIAALRLQRIPNIGDITAKKLISHCGSPSTVFEDKRQNLLKIDGIGAFSIAHLQDKQHLEEAEAELEFIKRNDIKVTYFRDADYPEYLRHCIDSPLVLFSKGNIELAQRKIIAIVGTRNITSYGTAFCEQFIEDIAPLNPIIVSGFAYGVDICVQKAAIKNGLQTIGCLAHGLNQIYPKVHAKFKADVEKNGGFYTEFWSTSEPERENFLKRNRIIAGMSEATIVIESAEKGGSLVTADIAHSYNRDVFAVPGRAQDKYSKGCNNLIKQQKAQMLTSAADLVYLLNWELEDKKSSPIQKQLFVELDETEQLIYTYLQSNGKQMLDTIALTCKLPIFKVSSTLLTMEMKGLIRPLPGKLFEAL, from the coding sequence ATGACTGATAGTGATACCATTGCGGCTTTAAGGTTACAGCGAATCCCCAATATCGGCGATATCACCGCTAAAAAATTAATTTCCCATTGTGGGAGTCCATCTACCGTTTTTGAAGATAAAAGGCAAAACTTATTAAAAATAGACGGAATTGGAGCCTTTAGTATCGCTCATTTACAAGACAAGCAGCACCTCGAAGAAGCAGAGGCAGAATTAGAGTTCATAAAAAGAAACGACATCAAAGTTACTTACTTTAGGGATGCCGATTATCCTGAATATCTCAGGCATTGTATTGATAGCCCCCTTGTTCTTTTTAGTAAAGGAAATATTGAATTAGCGCAGCGAAAAATCATAGCCATTGTTGGTACTCGAAATATTACGAGTTATGGAACGGCTTTTTGCGAACAATTCATTGAAGATATAGCCCCTTTAAACCCTATAATTGTTAGTGGTTTTGCTTATGGCGTTGATATTTGTGTGCAGAAAGCAGCGATAAAAAACGGTTTGCAAACTATAGGTTGCTTGGCACATGGTTTAAATCAAATATACCCAAAAGTTCATGCGAAATTTAAAGCTGATGTCGAAAAAAACGGAGGTTTTTACACGGAATTTTGGTCTACTAGCGAGCCAGAAAGAGAAAATTTTTTAAAGAGGAATAGGATTATTGCCGGTATGAGTGAAGCTACAATCGTCATTGAATCAGCAGAAAAAGGTGGAAGTTTAGTGACAGCCGATATCGCCCATAGCTATAATCGCGATGTTTTTGCAGTGCCTGGCCGCGCTCAAGATAAATATAGCAAAGGGTGTAATAACCTTATAAAACAACAAAAAGCACAGATGCTAACCTCAGCTGCAGATTTAGTTTATTTATTGAACTGGGAGTTAGAGGATAAAAAATCTAGCCCCATTCAAAAACAACTATTTGTTGAGCTAGATGAAACCGAACAGCTTATTTACACCTATTTACAATCCAATGGCAAACAAATGTTAGATACGATTGCTTTAACGTGTAAACTGCCTATATTTAAGGTGTCCTCTACCTTGTTGACCATGGAAATGAAGGGCCTTATTCGCCCCTTACCCGGTAAATTATTTGAAGCCCTTTGA
- a CDS encoding alpha/beta fold hydrolase, producing the protein MKTFKNLVSLILILFVITLNAQNPSFEVKVIGKGQPVLLFPGFTCTGEVWDLIVQEISKTHQCHVFTFAGFGEIPPIEKPWLPKIKESIVQYISDQQLEKPTLVGHSLGGTLALWMASENDAYEQLIVIDALPATGALMMPNFNSESMVYDNPYNTQLLAMDATSFEQMADQMAKGMTLNTSKRALLKNWIIKADRATYVYGYTDLLKLDLRDAMKQIKAQVTILGATEPYGLETVKKTFEAQYLHLNDYTIKFADASAHFIMFDQPEWLLNEIKLVLN; encoded by the coding sequence ATGAAAACATTTAAAAACCTTGTTTCCCTAATTTTAATTCTTTTTGTGATCACGTTAAACGCTCAAAACCCTTCTTTTGAAGTAAAAGTTATTGGAAAAGGACAACCAGTATTATTATTTCCAGGATTTACATGTACAGGAGAAGTATGGGATCTCATTGTTCAAGAAATTTCCAAAACGCACCAATGTCATGTTTTTACCTTTGCTGGTTTTGGAGAAATACCCCCCATTGAAAAGCCTTGGTTGCCAAAAATTAAAGAAAGTATCGTTCAATACATTTCAGATCAACAGCTTGAAAAACCTACGCTTGTTGGTCATAGTTTAGGTGGAACATTAGCCCTTTGGATGGCTTCAGAAAATGACGCTTACGAGCAACTTATCGTTATAGACGCATTACCAGCTACGGGAGCCTTGATGATGCCTAATTTCAATAGTGAATCTATGGTATACGACAACCCATATAATACTCAATTGTTAGCTATGGATGCTACAAGCTTTGAACAAATGGCAGATCAAATGGCCAAAGGAATGACTTTAAATACCTCTAAAAGAGCATTACTAAAAAATTGGATAATAAAGGCTGACAGAGCCACGTACGTTTACGGGTATACTGATTTGCTTAAACTCGATTTAAGAGATGCCATGAAGCAAATTAAGGCTCAGGTCACTATTTTAGGAGCAACAGAGCCCTACGGCTTAGAGACCGTAAAAAAAACCTTTGAAGCGCAATACTTACATTTGAATGATTATACTATCAAGTTTGCTGATGCCTCGGCACACTTTATTATGTTTGATCAGCCTGAGTGGCTCTTAAATGAAATTAAATTGGTACTGAATTAA
- a CDS encoding acyl-CoA thioesterase gives MTAKTPSESRTIMTDLVLPSETNPLNNLFGGELLARMDRAASIAARRHSRRITVTASVNHVAFNQSVPVGSVVTVEAAVSRAFKTSMEVYIDVWMEDRFTGTKTKANDAIYTFVAVDDTGKPTEVPKIIPETDLEKERYAAALRRKQLSLVLAGKMKPNEATELKALFMAE, from the coding sequence ATGACGGCCAAGACTCCAAGTGAATCTAGAACGATAATGACAGATTTGGTTTTACCTAGTGAAACCAACCCTTTAAATAACCTTTTTGGTGGTGAATTACTAGCGCGAATGGATCGTGCTGCGAGTATCGCTGCGCGAAGACACAGCCGGAGAATTACCGTTACCGCTTCGGTAAACCATGTTGCTTTTAATCAATCTGTTCCTGTGGGCAGTGTGGTTACTGTTGAAGCAGCTGTTTCAAGAGCCTTTAAAACTTCTATGGAGGTTTATATTGATGTTTGGATGGAAGATCGCTTCACAGGCACTAAAACCAAGGCTAATGATGCCATTTATACCTTTGTCGCGGTTGATGATACGGGCAAACCTACTGAAGTACCTAAAATTATTCCTGAAACTGATTTAGAAAAAGAACGCTATGCTGCCGCACTTCGTAGAAAGCAACTAAGTTTAGTTTTGGCCGGTAAAATGAAGCCAAACGAAGCTACTGAATTAAAGGCCTTGTTCATGGCAGAATAA
- a CDS encoding lipopolysaccharide assembly protein LapB, with the protein MKINDLISVLFLGLLLAYCPTFAQEIETEDSAEVFLEAYSDTFQETFFEALKQKGIENYDKAINLLLECKKIDPSKKVVDFELAKVYQETKMYAAALESAINAVNANPENYWYVYVFVDVLQLNRNTMDTVKNQIPNDNLAFKENLATVYYQQGNYNAASSILKTIKRSIFTDTLNAKLKDLKQEEKNTEALSFSTTTGTQENEDSSTIEGYKNNIENIIKTKNYELLDSVSNEALENFPAQPYFYYARGLALNKKNKFREAVSILEASLDYMLDDIPLANKIYKELYVGYTGLNNPEKANVYLRKVNPGF; encoded by the coding sequence ATGAAAATAAATGATCTTATTTCTGTTTTATTTTTAGGGCTTTTACTAGCCTACTGCCCTACTTTTGCCCAAGAAATAGAAACTGAAGATAGTGCAGAAGTATTTCTCGAAGCATATTCCGATACCTTTCAAGAAACTTTTTTTGAAGCCTTAAAGCAAAAAGGTATTGAAAATTATGACAAAGCCATCAATCTACTTTTGGAATGTAAAAAAATAGATCCTAGCAAAAAAGTAGTGGATTTTGAATTGGCCAAAGTGTACCAAGAAACAAAAATGTATGCTGCAGCTTTAGAAAGCGCTATTAACGCTGTTAATGCCAACCCTGAAAACTATTGGTATGTATATGTTTTCGTTGATGTGTTGCAATTAAACCGAAATACTATGGATACGGTAAAAAATCAGATTCCTAATGACAACTTAGCTTTTAAAGAAAATCTTGCCACAGTGTATTATCAACAAGGAAACTATAATGCAGCTAGTTCGATCCTAAAGACCATAAAAAGGTCAATATTTACCGATACCTTAAATGCAAAACTAAAGGACCTAAAACAAGAAGAAAAAAATACGGAAGCCCTTAGCTTTAGCACTACTACAGGTACCCAAGAAAATGAGGATAGTTCAACTATAGAGGGATACAAAAACAATATTGAAAACATCATAAAAACAAAAAATTATGAGCTTCTCGATTCAGTGTCCAATGAAGCTTTAGAAAATTTTCCTGCACAGCCTTACTTCTACTATGCCAGAGGTTTAGCCTTAAATAAAAAAAATAAATTTCGTGAAGCGGTAAGCATTTTAGAAGCGTCTTTAGATTATATGTTAGATGATATACCCTTGGCAAACAAAATATACAAAGAGCTTTATGTGGGTTATACTGGCTTAAACAACCCAGAGAAAGCAAATGTGTACCTTAGAAAAGTAAACCCCGGATTTTAA
- a CDS encoding lipopolysaccharide biosynthesis protein has protein sequence MNPLKKLFKQTFVYGLATVLPRMLSFILVPIYTEVMPNPALYGKVSVIFAWFAIFNVLLAYGMETAFFRFFYKADEKNKVISTSLISIIVTTGSFFILALVFQNSLASWSGIDLKYIEYAIYILALDALVIIPFSWLRATDRSMRYAVIKITNVSINLGLNVFLLIYLPEIVSNNPESIFQAIYRPDFQISYIFISNLIASGITLVLMLELYFKNSYVFDVALWQKMMKYAWPVLIAGIAFTINEVFDRILLERLLPENIAESEIGKYSACYKLAVFMTLFATGFRLGIEPFFFSHSNSKNPQKAYAEITTYFVILGSTILLAVIVFADVLKVLIIQNEAYWDAMAVVPILILASFFLGIYHNLSVWYKITDKTRYGALISVIGAVITLFINYFGIPYFGYIASAVATLLAYGTMMILSYYLGTKNYPIPYNLRKIGFYLSVSILFSILSFYVFERNLITGSILLAIFMAVLYKLENEKLRQLFIKK, from the coding sequence TTGAACCCATTAAAAAAACTTTTTAAGCAAACCTTTGTTTATGGTCTAGCAACCGTATTGCCTAGAATGTTATCATTTATATTGGTGCCCATTTACACCGAAGTAATGCCAAACCCTGCATTATATGGAAAGGTTTCTGTAATTTTTGCTTGGTTTGCTATTTTTAATGTGCTTTTAGCCTATGGCATGGAAACCGCTTTTTTTAGATTTTTTTACAAAGCAGATGAGAAAAATAAGGTAATTTCCACCTCACTTATTTCCATTATAGTAACGACAGGATCGTTTTTTATTTTGGCATTAGTATTCCAAAATTCACTAGCCAGCTGGAGTGGTATTGATCTAAAATATATTGAGTATGCTATTTATATTTTGGCTTTAGACGCTTTGGTGATTATTCCATTTTCATGGTTACGTGCCACAGATAGATCTATGCGTTATGCCGTAATAAAAATTACGAACGTAAGCATTAATTTAGGCTTGAATGTTTTCTTGTTAATTTATCTCCCAGAAATAGTTTCAAACAATCCAGAAAGTATTTTTCAGGCAATTTACAGGCCAGATTTCCAAATTTCATACATATTTATATCAAACCTAATTGCAAGCGGTATAACGCTTGTATTAATGTTAGAACTTTACTTTAAAAACAGCTATGTTTTTGATGTTGCGCTCTGGCAAAAAATGATGAAATACGCTTGGCCAGTTTTAATCGCTGGTATCGCATTTACCATAAACGAAGTTTTTGATCGTATTTTATTAGAAAGACTATTGCCTGAAAATATTGCAGAATCTGAAATAGGAAAATACTCCGCCTGTTATAAATTGGCGGTGTTCATGACCTTATTTGCTACGGGGTTTAGGTTGGGTATTGAGCCCTTTTTCTTCAGTCATTCCAACTCCAAAAACCCTCAAAAGGCCTATGCTGAAATCACCACCTATTTTGTAATTTTAGGAAGTACTATTCTACTAGCGGTTATCGTATTCGCCGACGTATTAAAAGTGCTTATTATTCAAAATGAAGCCTACTGGGATGCTATGGCAGTTGTTCCCATTTTAATTCTGGCCAGTTTTTTCCTTGGTATATATCACAACCTTTCCGTTTGGTATAAGATTACTGATAAAACTCGCTATGGTGCGTTAATTTCAGTAATTGGTGCTGTTATTACTTTATTTATTAATTATTTCGGTATTCCATATTTTGGCTATATAGCTTCTGCGGTGGCGACTTTATTGGCCTATGGTACCATGATGATTTTATCGTATTACCTTGGGACAAAGAATTATCCAATACCTTATAACCTCAGAAAAATAGGATTCTATTTGTCTGTTTCAATTCTGTTTTCTATACTTTCATTTTATGTTTTTGAACGCAACTTAATTACTGGCAGTATTTTACTTGCTATTTTTATGGCTGTGCTTTATAAACTAGAAAACGAAAAACTACGACAGCTTTTTATAAAAAAATAA
- the atpG gene encoding ATP synthase F1 subunit gamma translates to MANLKEIRNRISSVSSTMQITSAMKMVSAAKLKKAQDAITAMRPYSDKLTELLQSLSASLEGDAGSQFAEKREVNKVLLVAITSNRGLCGAFNTNIIKQTALLAGQAYAGKHVDIMAIGKKANDILKKKHSVVKNHSAIYEELTFDNVALIAEELMEMFTSGAYDKIEIVYNSFKNAATQIVITEQFLPIKPMDGEVNTNTDYVYEPAKLEIVQQLIPKSLKTQLYKGIRDSFASEHGARMTAMHKATDNATDLRDQLKLTYNKARQAAITNEILEIVGGAEALAN, encoded by the coding sequence ATGGCAAATTTAAAAGAAATCCGTAATAGAATATCATCGGTATCCTCAACGATGCAGATTACTAGTGCCATGAAAATGGTATCCGCTGCCAAATTGAAGAAAGCCCAAGATGCTATTACCGCAATGCGACCATATTCAGATAAGCTCACTGAACTTTTACAGAGTTTGAGTGCAAGTTTAGAAGGAGATGCTGGCAGTCAATTTGCAGAGAAGCGCGAAGTCAATAAAGTGTTACTTGTGGCTATCACTTCGAACCGAGGTTTGTGCGGTGCTTTTAATACAAACATTATTAAACAAACGGCACTTTTAGCTGGTCAGGCCTATGCTGGGAAGCATGTTGATATTATGGCTATAGGTAAAAAAGCGAATGATATCCTTAAGAAAAAACATTCGGTTGTTAAAAATCATAGTGCTATCTACGAGGAACTAACTTTTGATAATGTAGCCCTAATTGCCGAGGAGCTCATGGAAATGTTTACTTCTGGAGCTTATGATAAAATCGAAATTGTATACAATAGTTTCAAAAATGCGGCAACACAGATTGTAATAACAGAGCAGTTTTTACCGATCAAACCAATGGATGGAGAGGTAAATACAAATACGGATTATGTGTACGAGCCTGCAAAATTAGAGATTGTACAGCAATTGATTCCGAAATCATTGAAAACACAATTGTACAAAGGAATTCGTGATTCTTTCGCCAGTGAGCATGGTGCTCGTATGACTGCAATGCACAAGGCAACAGATAATGCAACAGACTTAAGAGATCAGTTGAAGTTAACATACAACAAAGCAAGACAAGCAGCTATCACCAATGAAATTTTAGAAATTGTTGGAGGAGCTGAGGCTCTGGCCAATTAG
- a CDS encoding SPOR domain-containing protein, whose product MRLEHYIEELLYRYNCVIVPEFGAFLTQTKSAFLKEETHTFYPPTKQVSFNAQLVSNDGLLVSYMAEAEKTTYEEMLKRISALSKDWRNQLEKGERLIFTNIGKLWLNKEGKISFEPALKVNYLTTSFGLSSCVSAQITREVLKEQVVSLEEEIPFMITPEQREKKQMRPYLKYAAVVFLGLALGFTGFRFYTENKATNLVVQKEAQKQVAREIEQATFFDVSPLELPVLKLNASSTAKIQEEIATQYHIVAGAFKVKENADKKISQLQTKGFNAKYIGVNKFGFHVVSFDSFTDVDKALSYLRNIKNSESKDAWLYQE is encoded by the coding sequence ATGAGATTAGAACACTACATAGAAGAATTATTATATAGGTATAATTGTGTCATCGTGCCTGAATTTGGTGCTTTTTTAACGCAAACAAAGTCCGCTTTCTTAAAAGAAGAAACGCATACCTTTTACCCGCCCACAAAACAAGTTTCGTTTAACGCACAATTGGTCTCTAACGATGGTTTACTCGTTTCTTATATGGCAGAAGCTGAGAAAACTACCTATGAGGAGATGCTGAAACGCATTAGTGCTTTAAGCAAAGATTGGAGAAACCAATTAGAAAAAGGTGAGCGATTAATCTTCACTAATATTGGTAAATTGTGGTTGAACAAAGAAGGTAAAATTTCCTTTGAGCCAGCCCTTAAGGTAAATTATTTAACCACGTCTTTCGGTTTATCCTCATGTGTTTCTGCTCAAATAACTAGAGAAGTTTTAAAAGAACAGGTAGTTTCCTTAGAAGAAGAAATTCCTTTTATGATTACTCCAGAGCAAAGAGAAAAAAAACAAATGAGGCCCTATTTAAAATATGCAGCGGTTGTATTTTTGGGATTGGCTTTAGGGTTTACTGGATTTCGTTTTTATACTGAAAATAAAGCCACCAACTTAGTGGTGCAAAAAGAAGCTCAAAAACAAGTAGCAAGAGAAATAGAACAAGCTACGTTTTTTGATGTAAGCCCCCTTGAATTACCTGTGTTAAAATTAAATGCTTCCTCCACAGCTAAAATTCAAGAGGAAATAGCTACGCAGTACCATATTGTTGCTGGAGCTTTTAAAGTGAAGGAAAACGCGGATAAAAAAATTAGTCAATTACAAACAAAAGGATTTAATGCTAAATACATTGGCGTAAATAAGTTTGGGTTTCATGTGGTAAGCTTTGATAGCTTCACTGATGTTGATAAGGCGCTAAGTTATCTTCGAAATATAAAAAATTCTGAGTCTAAAGACGCTTGGTTGTACCAAGAATAA
- a CDS encoding RNA polymerase sigma factor, which yields MKHSETLFKEVYQLNYPKVFRLCLGYAKGDEMLASDLCQEVFIKVWENLPSFRKESAIATWIYRITVNTCLLYSRNKTRFPVSNTTTIEETSYENTHDPKENNLNSMYACIDQLSKDNKSIILLELEGLPQKEIADIMGIKHEALRVRIHRIKNELTKCIKK from the coding sequence ATGAAGCATTCTGAAACACTTTTTAAAGAGGTTTATCAGTTGAACTATCCAAAGGTATTTCGCTTGTGTTTAGGGTATGCCAAGGGAGATGAAATGTTGGCAAGTGACCTTTGTCAAGAGGTTTTCATAAAAGTATGGGAAAATTTACCCTCGTTTAGAAAAGAGTCCGCCATAGCCACATGGATTTATAGAATAACAGTGAATACCTGTTTACTTTATTCTAGAAACAAGACACGGTTTCCCGTATCAAATACTACCACTATAGAAGAAACTTCATATGAAAACACCCATGACCCGAAAGAGAACAACCTGAATAGCATGTATGCCTGTATAGATCAATTATCAAAAGATAATAAGAGTATTATTTTACTAGAGTTAGAAGGGCTTCCTCAAAAAGAGATTGCTGACATTATGGGTATCAAGCACGAAGCCTTAAGGGTAAGAATCCACAGAATAAAAAATGAATTAACCAAATGCATAAAAAAATGA
- a CDS encoding sugar phosphate nucleotidyltransferase translates to MKIIVPMAGRGSRLRPHSLTVPKPLIPVAGKPIVHRLVADIVGVLNQPIEEIAFILGDPAFFGDDVVASLKALATELGAKASIYRQLDPKGTGHAIMCAEPSLNGPAVIAYADTLIRADFNLDKDADSVIWTKKVANPSAYGVVNLNDKNEIIELVEKPETFVSDQAVIGIYYFKDVSVLKNELQYVLDNNIINGGEYQINDGIKRMMANGKIFKTGAVSEWMDCGNKAVTIETNQRMLGFLQKDGEQLIAKSAKLDNANIIEPCFIGENVHLKNCTVGPFVSIGKNTVIENSTVKNSLIQTNSKITNANLDNAMIGNHVVFDGHFEAISIGDYSVLE, encoded by the coding sequence ATGAAAATTATAGTACCTATGGCTGGTCGTGGTTCACGACTAAGGCCACACAGTTTAACCGTTCCAAAACCATTAATTCCCGTCGCAGGAAAACCCATTGTACACCGTTTGGTGGCAGATATTGTAGGTGTACTCAACCAACCTATTGAGGAAATTGCCTTTATTTTAGGAGATCCTGCTTTCTTCGGAGACGATGTGGTAGCAAGTTTAAAGGCCTTAGCTACCGAATTAGGGGCAAAAGCAAGTATTTACAGACAGTTAGACCCAAAAGGAACCGGACACGCCATTATGTGTGCTGAACCATCTTTAAACGGGCCAGCGGTAATTGCCTATGCCGATACTTTAATTCGTGCAGACTTTAATCTAGATAAGGATGCGGATAGTGTTATTTGGACTAAAAAAGTAGCTAATCCGTCAGCGTATGGGGTAGTAAACTTAAACGACAAAAACGAAATTATAGAATTGGTGGAGAAGCCAGAAACCTTTGTCAGTGACCAAGCCGTTATCGGAATTTATTACTTTAAAGATGTTTCGGTTTTAAAGAACGAATTACAATATGTATTAGACAACAACATCATCAATGGCGGAGAATACCAAATTAACGATGGTATTAAGCGTATGATGGCCAATGGTAAAATATTTAAAACAGGTGCCGTTAGCGAGTGGATGGATTGTGGTAATAAAGCCGTAACCATAGAAACAAATCAACGGATGCTAGGTTTTTTACAGAAAGATGGTGAGCAGCTTATCGCAAAGTCAGCCAAACTAGATAACGCCAATATCATTGAACCTTGTTTTATTGGTGAAAACGTACACTTAAAAAATTGTACTGTTGGGCCCTTTGTATCTATTGGTAAAAATACAGTCATTGAAAACTCAACCGTTAAAAATAGCTTAATACAAACCAATTCTAAGATAACAAATGCTAATTTAGATAACGCTATGATTGGCAATCATGTAGTTTTTGATGGCCATTTTGAAGCCATTAGCATAGGAGATTATTCTGTTTTGGAGTAA
- a CDS encoding DUF4292 domain-containing protein → MLKKIILSVFAVSIVSCKSTKVITAGTIDENLNAKNIIKSHYANTLDFKTISGKMDIDYQDKNASQGFNVSLRMEKDKAIWISAPLGVVKAYITPKRVSFYNRLDGSYFDGDFSYLSQLLGTELDFEKVQNLLLGQAILDLRADKYDATIANENYQLKPKKALDLFKILFQIEPKNFKMGTQQIAQPEKGRLLAITYKNYQAIDTKIIPNEIDIAATMDKNQSIIAIAYKNIEFNRRLKFPYDIPKGFKEIILK, encoded by the coding sequence GTGCTAAAAAAAATAATACTTAGTGTTTTTGCTGTTTCTATAGTGTCTTGTAAATCAACAAAAGTGATTACAGCAGGTACCATAGATGAAAATTTGAATGCTAAAAATATCATTAAATCACATTATGCCAATACCTTAGATTTTAAAACCATCTCTGGTAAAATGGATATTGATTACCAAGATAAAAATGCATCTCAAGGTTTTAATGTGAGCCTGAGAATGGAAAAAGATAAAGCGATTTGGATTAGTGCGCCCCTAGGAGTGGTAAAAGCCTATATAACGCCCAAAAGAGTTTCTTTTTACAACCGATTAGACGGCTCGTATTTCGATGGTGATTTTTCCTATTTAAGTCAATTATTAGGTACCGAATTAGATTTTGAAAAAGTTCAGAATTTATTATTAGGGCAGGCAATTTTAGATCTCAGAGCTGATAAATATGACGCTACAATTGCCAATGAAAATTATCAATTAAAACCAAAAAAAGCTTTAGATTTATTCAAGATATTGTTTCAAATAGAACCTAAAAATTTTAAAATGGGAACACAACAAATAGCGCAACCAGAAAAAGGGCGTTTGTTAGCTATTACCTACAAAAACTACCAAGCAATTGATACTAAAATTATCCCTAACGAAATTGACATAGCAGCAACTATGGATAAGAACCAAAGTATAATTGCCATTGCCTATAAAAATATCGAATTTAATAGACGTTTAAAATTTCCTTATGATATTCCAAAAGGGTTTAAAGAAATTATATTAAAATAA
- a CDS encoding murein hydrolase activator EnvC, whose product MLKNKALAGLFIVFLLFSQAIFAQTTEQKNLEAKREKLQQEIKQINRLLFAEKKEKGNVLDQMNALDKKISVRQQLIRVTNEQSNLLNRQLNANIRNIGKLRADLKTLQEDYALMIQKSYQNKSKQSRLMFLLSSESFYQGFKRLQYMKQYTDYRKEQGLEIAAKTEELKNLNLELTEQRKTKDKLVAENTLAKKELVKEKEAQNELLSTIRKNENKYTASIQQKQKEAREIDKQIENLIKSAIVSSNKKSGNTTNTSKFVLTPEAKVIANNFSANKGKLIWPVEKGIKSIGFGIYKDAVYPGIQHQNNGVIIATDQGSKARAIFEGEVIAIISVPGGNKGVQMKHGNFISTYYNLSTVFVKKGDKVKAKTELGEIYTNAMNRQTLLKFYLYQDTSRLNPEEWIYQL is encoded by the coding sequence ATGTTAAAAAATAAAGCATTAGCGGGTCTTTTTATCGTTTTTTTACTGTTTTCTCAAGCCATTTTTGCTCAGACTACCGAACAAAAAAATTTAGAGGCGAAGAGAGAAAAACTACAACAGGAAATTAAACAGATAAATCGCTTACTTTTTGCTGAAAAAAAAGAAAAAGGAAATGTCTTAGATCAAATGAATGCCCTCGATAAAAAAATTTCTGTACGTCAGCAACTAATCCGTGTGACCAACGAACAGTCTAATCTCTTAAACCGTCAGCTAAATGCTAATATCCGAAATATTGGTAAACTGCGAGCTGATCTTAAAACACTACAAGAAGATTATGCGCTCATGATTCAGAAGTCGTATCAAAACAAATCAAAACAAAGTAGGCTTATGTTCTTACTTTCTTCTGAAAGTTTCTACCAAGGCTTTAAAAGGCTTCAATACATGAAGCAATACACAGATTACCGAAAAGAACAAGGCCTAGAAATTGCTGCTAAAACCGAAGAACTTAAAAATTTAAACCTTGAATTAACCGAACAACGAAAAACCAAGGATAAGCTAGTGGCCGAAAATACCCTTGCGAAAAAAGAGTTAGTCAAAGAAAAGGAAGCGCAAAACGAATTATTAAGTACCATTCGTAAAAACGAAAATAAATACACGGCAAGTATTCAACAAAAACAAAAAGAAGCTCGTGAAATAGACAAGCAAATAGAAAATTTAATCAAAAGTGCCATTGTTAGTTCTAATAAAAAATCTGGGAATACTACAAATACGTCAAAATTTGTACTTACCCCAGAGGCTAAAGTTATCGCTAATAATTTCTCCGCAAATAAAGGTAAGCTCATTTGGCCCGTAGAGAAAGGTATTAAAAGTATTGGTTTTGGGATTTATAAAGATGCTGTTTATCCAGGCATACAGCACCAAAATAATGGGGTCATCATCGCTACTGATCAAGGGTCAAAAGCTAGAGCCATTTTTGAGGGAGAGGTCATTGCTATTATAAGCGTTCCTGGTGGAAATAAAGGCGTACAAATGAAACATGGTAACTTTATAAGTACCTATTACAATTTATCTACCGTATTTGTAAAAAAAGGCGATAAAGTAAAAGCGAAAACCGAATTAGGAGAAATCTATACCAATGCTATGAATAGGCAAACCTTGCTGAAGTTTTATCTATATCAAGATACCTCTCGATTAAATCCAGAAGAATGGATTTATCAGTTGTAA